From a region of the Alnus glutinosa chromosome 1, dhAlnGlut1.1, whole genome shotgun sequence genome:
- the LOC133858503 gene encoding uncharacterized protein LOC133858503: MKCATKIRESEVVLLNIKPAFKIHIQYKVPELHMFPIISQIYMGLILHRLNKLGTGRWSMIFHLSNVDDDGVPHHDHVDGVPHRAHVDDVLPHDRVDDVLCRDNAHRDVLHQGQALHDVPSRDGHDHSRRDVHRHDNALLRHDHALRDVLRHDRAGRGVPHHAVEEGDDFRGETFSQV; this comes from the coding sequence ATGAAATGTGCAACCAAAATTAGAGAATCAGAAGTCGTCCTCTTAAACATCAAACCAGCATTCAAAATACATATTCAATACAAAGTGCCTGAGCTGCATATGTTCCCCATAATTTCACAAATATATATGGGGCTTATTCTTCATAGACTTAACAAGCTAGGCACCGGAAGATGGTCTATGATCTTTCATCTCTCTAATGTGGATGATGATGGTGTACCCCACCATGACCATGTGGATGGTGTCCCCCACCGTGCCCATGTGGATGATGTCCTCCCCCACGACCGTGTGGATGATGTCCTCTGCCGTGACAATGCCCACCGTGATGTCCTCCACCAAGGCCAGGCCCTCCATGATGTCCCCTCCCGTGATGGCCATGACCATTCCCGCCGTGATGTACACCGCCATGACAATGCCCTCCTCCGACATGACCATGCTCTCCGTGATGTCCTTCGCCATGACCGTGCTGGCCGTGGTGTCCCTCACCATGCGGTAGAAGAAGGTGATGATTTCCGTGGTGAGACATTTTCCCAAGTGTAG